In Hemicordylus capensis ecotype Gifberg chromosome 3, rHemCap1.1.pri, whole genome shotgun sequence, one DNA window encodes the following:
- the ABCF3 gene encoding ATP-binding cassette sub-family F member 3 isoform X3 → MQPGIKQETFCMQSRCSTTGLRPSAVGFCIAAAQTLSRWTICLRPLESSCKMCPETPKMTMTSVQSASGCTTPFIYSSLELLPGLLLKRDQTSLVNAKKLEKAEARLKAKQNKKQERDSVKSGNPLVLEEASASQAASKKETRLETSGKNKSYDVRIENFDVSFGERVLLTGADLNLAYGRRYGLVGRNGLGKTTLLKMMASRSLRIPSHISILHVEQEVAGDDTPALQSVLECDTTRESLLKEEKDLTARVNSGRGEGTEGPRLSEIYARLEEIESDKAPARASVILAGLGFSAKMQQQTTKEFSGGWRMRLALARALFARPDLLLLDEPTNMLDVRAIIWLENYLQTWQSTILVVSHDRNFLNAVATDVIHLHSQRLDSYRGDFENFVKIKEERLKNQQREYEAQQQYREHIQVFIDRFRYNANRASQVQSKLKLLEKLPKLKPVDKDSEVIIKFPDGFEKFSPPILQLDEVDFYYEPGNDIFRSLSVSADLESRICVVGENGAGKSTMLKILMGDLAPVQGIRHAHRNLKIGYFSQHHVDQLDLDISATELLAKRFPGKTEEEYRHQLGCYGISGELAVRPVASLSGGQKSRVAFAQMTMSCPNFYILDEPTNHLDMETIEALAKALNKFRGGLILVSHDERFIRLVCQELWVCGDGSVQRIEGGFDEYRSILQEQFRKEGFL, encoded by the exons atgcagccagggattaaacaagagaccttctgcatgcaaagcagatgctcgaccactggGCTACGGCCTTCtgcagtg GGGTTCTGCATAGCGGCGGCTCAGACTTTGAGTCGGTGGACGATCTGTTTGAGGCCGTTGGAGAGCTCTTGCAAGATGTGTCCAGAGACTCCAAAGATGACGATGACATCCGTGCAATCTGCCAGCGGATGTACAACACCCTTCATAT ATTCTagcttggagctgctgccagggttgCTGCTGAAGAGAGACCAAACCTCG CTGGTGAATGCCAAGAAGCTGGAGAAAGCAGAGGCTCGCCTCAAAGCCAAGCAGAACAAGAAGCAGGAGCGAGACTCCGTGAAGTCTGGCAACCCATT GGTTCTTGAAGAGGCGTCCGCCAGCCAAGCTGCCAGCAAGAAGGAGACCCGTCTAGAGACGTCTGGCAAGAACAAGTCCTATGATGTGCGCATTGAAAACTTCGACGTGTCCTTCGGTGAGCG TGTCCTCCTCACGGGTGCAGACTTGAACCTGGCGTATGGCAGGCGGTACGGCCTGGTGGGCCGGAACGGGTTAGGCAAAACAACCTTGTTGAAGATGATGGCCAGCCGTAGCCTGCGCATCCCCTCGCACATCAGCATCCTCCATGTAGAGCAGGAAGTGGCAGGTGATGACACGCCAGCCCTGCAGAGTGTGCTGGAGTGCGACACCACCCGCGAGAGCCTGCTGAAGGAGGAGAAGGATCTGACTGCCCGGGTCAACTCTGGAAG GGGAGAAGGCACTGAAGGTCCCAGGCTGTCAGAAATCTACGCCAGACTGGAAGAGATTGAGTCGGACAAGGCCCCAGCGAG GGCATCTGTTATTCTGGCTGGGCTGGGATTCAGTGCAAAAATGCAGCAACAGACAACCAA AGAGTTTTCGGGAGGCTGGAGGATGAGGCTGGCTTTAGCTCGTGCTCTCTTCGCCAG ACCTGACCTTCTCCTGCTTGATG AGCCAACCAACATGCTGGACGTGAGAGCGATCATCTGGCTGGAGAACTATCTGCAG acctggcagtccaccatcctgGTGGTTTCCCACGACCGGAACTTCCTGAATGCCGTGGCCACTGATGTCATCCACCTGCATTCACAACGGCTCGACAGCTACCGGGGCGACTTTGAGAACTTCGTCAAGATCAAGGAAGAGCGACTGAAGAACCAGCAGCGTGAATATGAGGCCCAGCAGCAATACCGGGAGCACATTCAG GTCTTTATTGATCGATTCCGTTATAATGCAAATCGGGCATCTCAAGTACAAAGCAAACTCAAATTGCTGGAGAAGCT GCCAAAACTGAAACCCGTGGACAAGGACAGTGAGGTGATAATTAA GTTCCCAGATGGCTTTGAGAAGTTTTCTCCTCCCATCTTGCAGCTAGATGAAGTGGACTTTTACTATGAGCCCGGCAATGACATCTTCCGTTCCCTTTCTGTTTCTGCCGACCTGGAGTCCCGCATATGTGTG GTAGGAGAGAATGGAGCTGGAAAGTCCACTATGTTGAAGATCCTGATGGGAGACCTGGCACCTGTGCAGGGGATTAGGCATGCTCACAG GAACCTTAAGATTGGCTATTTCAGTCAGCATCATGTGGATCAGCTGGATCTGGACATCAGTGCCACAGAGTTACTAGCAAAGAGGTTCCCAG GGAAGACAGAGGAGGAGTACCGTCACCAGCTGGGGTGCTATGGCATCTCCGGAGAGCTAGCAGTCCGCCCAGTTGCCAGCCTGTCTGGAGGCCAGAAGAGCAGGGTGGCCTTTGCCCAAATGACCATGTCCTG CCCCAATTTCTACATTCTGGATGAACCAACGAATCACCTTGACATGGAGACCATTGAGGCTCTGGCAAAGGCACTCAACAAATTTCGG GGCGGTTTGATCCTAGTTTCCCACGACGAGCGCTTCATCCGGCTGGTGTGCCAAGAGCTGTGGGTGTGTGGGGATGGCAGCGTGCAACGCATCGAGGGAGGCTTTGATGAGTACAGAAGCATCCTGCAGGAGCAGTTCCGGAAGGAGGGCTTTCTATAA
- the ABCF3 gene encoding ATP-binding cassette sub-family F member 3 isoform X2: protein MLDHWATAFCSGVLHSGGSDFESVDDLFEAVGELLQDVSRDSKDDDDIRAICQRMYNTLHMESEDPQRNRQVLLDAPIQISKITDAYDSSLELLPGLLLKRDQTSLVNAKKLEKAEARLKAKQNKKQERDSVKSGNPLVLEEASASQAASKKETRLETSGKNKSYDVRIENFDVSFGERVLLTGADLNLAYGRRYGLVGRNGLGKTTLLKMMASRSLRIPSHISILHVEQEVAGDDTPALQSVLECDTTRESLLKEEKDLTARVNSGRGEGTEGPRLSEIYARLEEIESDKAPARASVILAGLGFSAKMQQQTTKEFSGGWRMRLALARALFARPDLLLLDEPTNMLDVRAIIWLENYLQTWQSTILVVSHDRNFLNAVATDVIHLHSQRLDSYRGDFENFVKIKEERLKNQQREYEAQQQYREHIQVFIDRFRYNANRASQVQSKLKLLEKLPKLKPVDKDSEVIIKFPDGFEKFSPPILQLDEVDFYYEPGNDIFRSLSVSADLESRICVVGENGAGKSTMLKILMGDLAPVQGIRHAHRNLKIGYFSQHHVDQLDLDISATELLAKRFPGKTEEEYRHQLGCYGISGELAVRPVASLSGGQKSRVAFAQMTMSCPNFYILDEPTNHLDMETIEALAKALNKFRGGLILVSHDERFIRLVCQELWVCGDGSVQRIEGGFDEYRSILQEQFRKEGFL from the exons atgctcgaccactggGCTACGGCCTTCtgcagtg GGGTTCTGCATAGCGGCGGCTCAGACTTTGAGTCGGTGGACGATCTGTTTGAGGCCGTTGGAGAGCTCTTGCAAGATGTGTCCAGAGACTCCAAAGATGACGATGACATCCGTGCAATCTGCCAGCGGATGTACAACACCCTTCATAT GGAAAGTGAAGATCCCCAGAGAAACAGGCAGGTGCTCCTGGATGCCCCAATTCAGATTTCTAAGATCACAGACGCTTATG ATTCTagcttggagctgctgccagggttgCTGCTGAAGAGAGACCAAACCTCG CTGGTGAATGCCAAGAAGCTGGAGAAAGCAGAGGCTCGCCTCAAAGCCAAGCAGAACAAGAAGCAGGAGCGAGACTCCGTGAAGTCTGGCAACCCATT GGTTCTTGAAGAGGCGTCCGCCAGCCAAGCTGCCAGCAAGAAGGAGACCCGTCTAGAGACGTCTGGCAAGAACAAGTCCTATGATGTGCGCATTGAAAACTTCGACGTGTCCTTCGGTGAGCG TGTCCTCCTCACGGGTGCAGACTTGAACCTGGCGTATGGCAGGCGGTACGGCCTGGTGGGCCGGAACGGGTTAGGCAAAACAACCTTGTTGAAGATGATGGCCAGCCGTAGCCTGCGCATCCCCTCGCACATCAGCATCCTCCATGTAGAGCAGGAAGTGGCAGGTGATGACACGCCAGCCCTGCAGAGTGTGCTGGAGTGCGACACCACCCGCGAGAGCCTGCTGAAGGAGGAGAAGGATCTGACTGCCCGGGTCAACTCTGGAAG GGGAGAAGGCACTGAAGGTCCCAGGCTGTCAGAAATCTACGCCAGACTGGAAGAGATTGAGTCGGACAAGGCCCCAGCGAG GGCATCTGTTATTCTGGCTGGGCTGGGATTCAGTGCAAAAATGCAGCAACAGACAACCAA AGAGTTTTCGGGAGGCTGGAGGATGAGGCTGGCTTTAGCTCGTGCTCTCTTCGCCAG ACCTGACCTTCTCCTGCTTGATG AGCCAACCAACATGCTGGACGTGAGAGCGATCATCTGGCTGGAGAACTATCTGCAG acctggcagtccaccatcctgGTGGTTTCCCACGACCGGAACTTCCTGAATGCCGTGGCCACTGATGTCATCCACCTGCATTCACAACGGCTCGACAGCTACCGGGGCGACTTTGAGAACTTCGTCAAGATCAAGGAAGAGCGACTGAAGAACCAGCAGCGTGAATATGAGGCCCAGCAGCAATACCGGGAGCACATTCAG GTCTTTATTGATCGATTCCGTTATAATGCAAATCGGGCATCTCAAGTACAAAGCAAACTCAAATTGCTGGAGAAGCT GCCAAAACTGAAACCCGTGGACAAGGACAGTGAGGTGATAATTAA GTTCCCAGATGGCTTTGAGAAGTTTTCTCCTCCCATCTTGCAGCTAGATGAAGTGGACTTTTACTATGAGCCCGGCAATGACATCTTCCGTTCCCTTTCTGTTTCTGCCGACCTGGAGTCCCGCATATGTGTG GTAGGAGAGAATGGAGCTGGAAAGTCCACTATGTTGAAGATCCTGATGGGAGACCTGGCACCTGTGCAGGGGATTAGGCATGCTCACAG GAACCTTAAGATTGGCTATTTCAGTCAGCATCATGTGGATCAGCTGGATCTGGACATCAGTGCCACAGAGTTACTAGCAAAGAGGTTCCCAG GGAAGACAGAGGAGGAGTACCGTCACCAGCTGGGGTGCTATGGCATCTCCGGAGAGCTAGCAGTCCGCCCAGTTGCCAGCCTGTCTGGAGGCCAGAAGAGCAGGGTGGCCTTTGCCCAAATGACCATGTCCTG CCCCAATTTCTACATTCTGGATGAACCAACGAATCACCTTGACATGGAGACCATTGAGGCTCTGGCAAAGGCACTCAACAAATTTCGG GGCGGTTTGATCCTAGTTTCCCACGACGAGCGCTTCATCCGGCTGGTGTGCCAAGAGCTGTGGGTGTGTGGGGATGGCAGCGTGCAACGCATCGAGGGAGGCTTTGATGAGTACAGAAGCATCCTGCAGGAGCAGTTCCGGAAGGAGGGCTTTCTATAA
- the ABCF3 gene encoding ATP-binding cassette sub-family F member 3 isoform X4, whose translation MMASRSLRIPSHISILHVEQEVAGDDTPALQSVLECDTTRESLLKEEKDLTARVNSGRGEGTEGPRLSEIYARLEEIESDKAPARASVILAGLGFSAKMQQQTTKEFSGGWRMRLALARALFARPDLLLLDEPTNMLDVRAIIWLENYLQTWQSTILVVSHDRNFLNAVATDVIHLHSQRLDSYRGDFENFVKIKEERLKNQQREYEAQQQYREHIQVFIDRFRYNANRASQVQSKLKLLEKLPKLKPVDKDSEVIIKFPDGFEKFSPPILQLDEVDFYYEPGNDIFRSLSVSADLESRICVVGENGAGKSTMLKILMGDLAPVQGIRHAHRNLKIGYFSQHHVDQLDLDISATELLAKRFPGKTEEEYRHQLGCYGISGELAVRPVASLSGGQKSRVAFAQMTMSCPNFYILDEPTNHLDMETIEALAKALNKFRGGLILVSHDERFIRLVCQELWVCGDGSVQRIEGGFDEYRSILQEQFRKEGFL comes from the exons ATGATGGCCAGCCGTAGCCTGCGCATCCCCTCGCACATCAGCATCCTCCATGTAGAGCAGGAAGTGGCAGGTGATGACACGCCAGCCCTGCAGAGTGTGCTGGAGTGCGACACCACCCGCGAGAGCCTGCTGAAGGAGGAGAAGGATCTGACTGCCCGGGTCAACTCTGGAAG GGGAGAAGGCACTGAAGGTCCCAGGCTGTCAGAAATCTACGCCAGACTGGAAGAGATTGAGTCGGACAAGGCCCCAGCGAG GGCATCTGTTATTCTGGCTGGGCTGGGATTCAGTGCAAAAATGCAGCAACAGACAACCAA AGAGTTTTCGGGAGGCTGGAGGATGAGGCTGGCTTTAGCTCGTGCTCTCTTCGCCAG ACCTGACCTTCTCCTGCTTGATG AGCCAACCAACATGCTGGACGTGAGAGCGATCATCTGGCTGGAGAACTATCTGCAG acctggcagtccaccatcctgGTGGTTTCCCACGACCGGAACTTCCTGAATGCCGTGGCCACTGATGTCATCCACCTGCATTCACAACGGCTCGACAGCTACCGGGGCGACTTTGAGAACTTCGTCAAGATCAAGGAAGAGCGACTGAAGAACCAGCAGCGTGAATATGAGGCCCAGCAGCAATACCGGGAGCACATTCAG GTCTTTATTGATCGATTCCGTTATAATGCAAATCGGGCATCTCAAGTACAAAGCAAACTCAAATTGCTGGAGAAGCT GCCAAAACTGAAACCCGTGGACAAGGACAGTGAGGTGATAATTAA GTTCCCAGATGGCTTTGAGAAGTTTTCTCCTCCCATCTTGCAGCTAGATGAAGTGGACTTTTACTATGAGCCCGGCAATGACATCTTCCGTTCCCTTTCTGTTTCTGCCGACCTGGAGTCCCGCATATGTGTG GTAGGAGAGAATGGAGCTGGAAAGTCCACTATGTTGAAGATCCTGATGGGAGACCTGGCACCTGTGCAGGGGATTAGGCATGCTCACAG GAACCTTAAGATTGGCTATTTCAGTCAGCATCATGTGGATCAGCTGGATCTGGACATCAGTGCCACAGAGTTACTAGCAAAGAGGTTCCCAG GGAAGACAGAGGAGGAGTACCGTCACCAGCTGGGGTGCTATGGCATCTCCGGAGAGCTAGCAGTCCGCCCAGTTGCCAGCCTGTCTGGAGGCCAGAAGAGCAGGGTGGCCTTTGCCCAAATGACCATGTCCTG CCCCAATTTCTACATTCTGGATGAACCAACGAATCACCTTGACATGGAGACCATTGAGGCTCTGGCAAAGGCACTCAACAAATTTCGG GGCGGTTTGATCCTAGTTTCCCACGACGAGCGCTTCATCCGGCTGGTGTGCCAAGAGCTGTGGGTGTGTGGGGATGGCAGCGTGCAACGCATCGAGGGAGGCTTTGATGAGTACAGAAGCATCCTGCAGGAGCAGTTCCGGAAGGAGGGCTTTCTATAA
- the ABCF3 gene encoding ATP-binding cassette sub-family F member 3 isoform X1, translated as MAASCAEILRREFPELDGEMFDYVTGVLHSGGSDFESVDDLFEAVGELLQDVSRDSKDDDDIRAICQRMYNTLHMESEDPQRNRQVLLDAPIQISKITDAYDSSLELLPGLLLKRDQTSLVNAKKLEKAEARLKAKQNKKQERDSVKSGNPLVLEEASASQAASKKETRLETSGKNKSYDVRIENFDVSFGERVLLTGADLNLAYGRRYGLVGRNGLGKTTLLKMMASRSLRIPSHISILHVEQEVAGDDTPALQSVLECDTTRESLLKEEKDLTARVNSGRGEGTEGPRLSEIYARLEEIESDKAPARASVILAGLGFSAKMQQQTTKEFSGGWRMRLALARALFARPDLLLLDEPTNMLDVRAIIWLENYLQTWQSTILVVSHDRNFLNAVATDVIHLHSQRLDSYRGDFENFVKIKEERLKNQQREYEAQQQYREHIQVFIDRFRYNANRASQVQSKLKLLEKLPKLKPVDKDSEVIIKFPDGFEKFSPPILQLDEVDFYYEPGNDIFRSLSVSADLESRICVVGENGAGKSTMLKILMGDLAPVQGIRHAHRNLKIGYFSQHHVDQLDLDISATELLAKRFPGKTEEEYRHQLGCYGISGELAVRPVASLSGGQKSRVAFAQMTMSCPNFYILDEPTNHLDMETIEALAKALNKFRGGLILVSHDERFIRLVCQELWVCGDGSVQRIEGGFDEYRSILQEQFRKEGFL; from the exons GGGTTCTGCATAGCGGCGGCTCAGACTTTGAGTCGGTGGACGATCTGTTTGAGGCCGTTGGAGAGCTCTTGCAAGATGTGTCCAGAGACTCCAAAGATGACGATGACATCCGTGCAATCTGCCAGCGGATGTACAACACCCTTCATAT GGAAAGTGAAGATCCCCAGAGAAACAGGCAGGTGCTCCTGGATGCCCCAATTCAGATTTCTAAGATCACAGACGCTTATG ATTCTagcttggagctgctgccagggttgCTGCTGAAGAGAGACCAAACCTCG CTGGTGAATGCCAAGAAGCTGGAGAAAGCAGAGGCTCGCCTCAAAGCCAAGCAGAACAAGAAGCAGGAGCGAGACTCCGTGAAGTCTGGCAACCCATT GGTTCTTGAAGAGGCGTCCGCCAGCCAAGCTGCCAGCAAGAAGGAGACCCGTCTAGAGACGTCTGGCAAGAACAAGTCCTATGATGTGCGCATTGAAAACTTCGACGTGTCCTTCGGTGAGCG TGTCCTCCTCACGGGTGCAGACTTGAACCTGGCGTATGGCAGGCGGTACGGCCTGGTGGGCCGGAACGGGTTAGGCAAAACAACCTTGTTGAAGATGATGGCCAGCCGTAGCCTGCGCATCCCCTCGCACATCAGCATCCTCCATGTAGAGCAGGAAGTGGCAGGTGATGACACGCCAGCCCTGCAGAGTGTGCTGGAGTGCGACACCACCCGCGAGAGCCTGCTGAAGGAGGAGAAGGATCTGACTGCCCGGGTCAACTCTGGAAG GGGAGAAGGCACTGAAGGTCCCAGGCTGTCAGAAATCTACGCCAGACTGGAAGAGATTGAGTCGGACAAGGCCCCAGCGAG GGCATCTGTTATTCTGGCTGGGCTGGGATTCAGTGCAAAAATGCAGCAACAGACAACCAA AGAGTTTTCGGGAGGCTGGAGGATGAGGCTGGCTTTAGCTCGTGCTCTCTTCGCCAG ACCTGACCTTCTCCTGCTTGATG AGCCAACCAACATGCTGGACGTGAGAGCGATCATCTGGCTGGAGAACTATCTGCAG acctggcagtccaccatcctgGTGGTTTCCCACGACCGGAACTTCCTGAATGCCGTGGCCACTGATGTCATCCACCTGCATTCACAACGGCTCGACAGCTACCGGGGCGACTTTGAGAACTTCGTCAAGATCAAGGAAGAGCGACTGAAGAACCAGCAGCGTGAATATGAGGCCCAGCAGCAATACCGGGAGCACATTCAG GTCTTTATTGATCGATTCCGTTATAATGCAAATCGGGCATCTCAAGTACAAAGCAAACTCAAATTGCTGGAGAAGCT GCCAAAACTGAAACCCGTGGACAAGGACAGTGAGGTGATAATTAA GTTCCCAGATGGCTTTGAGAAGTTTTCTCCTCCCATCTTGCAGCTAGATGAAGTGGACTTTTACTATGAGCCCGGCAATGACATCTTCCGTTCCCTTTCTGTTTCTGCCGACCTGGAGTCCCGCATATGTGTG GTAGGAGAGAATGGAGCTGGAAAGTCCACTATGTTGAAGATCCTGATGGGAGACCTGGCACCTGTGCAGGGGATTAGGCATGCTCACAG GAACCTTAAGATTGGCTATTTCAGTCAGCATCATGTGGATCAGCTGGATCTGGACATCAGTGCCACAGAGTTACTAGCAAAGAGGTTCCCAG GGAAGACAGAGGAGGAGTACCGTCACCAGCTGGGGTGCTATGGCATCTCCGGAGAGCTAGCAGTCCGCCCAGTTGCCAGCCTGTCTGGAGGCCAGAAGAGCAGGGTGGCCTTTGCCCAAATGACCATGTCCTG CCCCAATTTCTACATTCTGGATGAACCAACGAATCACCTTGACATGGAGACCATTGAGGCTCTGGCAAAGGCACTCAACAAATTTCGG GGCGGTTTGATCCTAGTTTCCCACGACGAGCGCTTCATCCGGCTGGTGTGCCAAGAGCTGTGGGTGTGTGGGGATGGCAGCGTGCAACGCATCGAGGGAGGCTTTGATGAGTACAGAAGCATCCTGCAGGAGCAGTTCCGGAAGGAGGGCTTTCTATAA